tgtaaaaagtacattttgatCACTTTGATAGAAAAATGCATGACTGGAGCCAGTCAGTCCATCATGAGTGAATATTGAAATCCGCTCTAAAATCACGAAAGGAACAATCCGCCACCAGAATATGCTATTTCTTGATGCTTTGGTCTTCCAACCACTTTGCTTGTGATCCGAGGACAACACCATAACTCTACAGCATTGATAGCCCAGGAGGAGAAGTGGTGGATGTCCATTGGCATCAGGGAGGGTTACTACAGACCTGCTGAGTGATGGAACCAAATGACACCGACTTACACACTATAGAGATAGGGGAAGTGTTCGTAATACAGTGTGGCGAGGGACATCAAGAAAATTACAAAAAAGGATTAGTCATAGGTCACACTCACTGCAGTGAATGCGGGCACCGCCCTTCCTGCGCATAGACTGCGACAAACCACGCCCTCCCATCCTTCGTACCCCACCCCACCAGATACctaaaaaaacatacattttcacCATttaactcagattttttttttatcaacaTCATATGAATCAAAACAGAACAACAGGAAGAGTTTGTTAATGAAATTACTACTACGTTATGGGGAATCAATGAAAACAAAGTTTGGTGAAATTATGGTTATCTTGTTAAAGTACATCAATATCTCCAGCTCTTAGGTCCTCCAGCTAATGGACAAAGAATAGTCTCAATGTCCAAGGACAAAGATGGAACAGCTCGGGAACAGCAGATACAGCCATCCATATCACCAGTGTCCATCTGTAGAAATTTGCCATCTCATCAGACCTGAGACTCAACCACTTTTGACATGGTGGTTCGAACCTGGTTATCGGTCACTGGACTCAGCAGCCAGTCAGTATGAAATAATGCCCTCCACAGATGGAAAACGGATGATTTCTCTAAAAGACCTGTGAGGACAGCCCCATCAGCGGGTTTGGAAATATTGTTACCTCCATTCTTTACTATATCCCCTGGGATATCTTATTGAAATGGGAAGGGTTACAGTGATAATCAAGTTAAGCTCCGACAACTGAACCACTTTGTGTGATGAAATGATTAAAGATATGCATGGAAGAGTGACTGACAACTTGTGTATAGAGCGATGGgcatggggttttggtaacagACTAGAAGTGAAAATAAAGGGGGGAAAATGGACTATGGAAGGTTGACATGTCCAGGGAAAACTGCACTGCAAAGATAGAGCTGTCCATCTGAGTATTTGATTGTTTCAGGTGGACAAAGGTGGCGCGATGGTATTATGGTTGGTGGGATGGTGTCATGGTTTTTATGCATGGACATATGATTTCACACATGCTGTTTTAACAATTTCAATTTCTCTGAGTATCCAAAACTAAGGTCTTTCAAACTAAGCTATATTTTTCTAAACTATAAACCTCACAATTTATAGAATACACTGTATATTAGACGGTAGAAAGTTTCATTTGTCTCGCTTCGTCCACAGGACTTGGATAACGATCATCTTTGTCCTCTTCCACTGAAGGCAAGACTACAGAAAAACAGACATCTTAAATAGCTGTAATACCAGGGGTACTGTGGACCAAGGGTCATGGAAGCTGTCAGAGGATCTCAAGACAATTAGGCaaatacaaaacattagaaacactagAACATTCAGAATTTCAATATAACTTACCTGTTATACCTCACATGTCCATTATACCTCAGCCATCTTTGAAGCACTCCAACTGGTGTCACTGGAAAGTCACTCCCTCCATCCTGGTCTGTCCATGGAGACCCTCAGGCTCCATCCTTCCTGCCCCAGAGCCGATGGTGGGACATCCAGCTTGGTGGGGTAGAGTTGAGGGTCGCGACAAAGAGCAGGTGCTCCTCTGAGCTGGGTGTCTCGCCTCTAGCTCAACTGGAGACGGACTGTCATGACTGCGTCTTCTCCAACACCACCAAAGCCCGTACCCTCAGCCCCTCCTTCAAGTTAGGAGGGGTTAGGGATTTTCTCCTCGGATAGGTGGACTGGCGAGAAGGACTCGGGGCAGGGTGGGATTGTATGTGGTACAGGGAGTTTGGGGGGGTTGGTTCCGCATTTCATAAATATTAATAGAGAGTCCTCCCCTCTCTGAAGGGGCAGATTCTTTAATTTCGTTAGAGGGGGAAGTGCTTTATTCACTTAATGGCTTTTATTAGTGGCCGGTCTTCAACTCTTTCATTACCTAAAGTGCTGCTATAATTTACAGAGGGGAAGGGTGGGGGAGGGGCACTGTCCCAAGGAGCATCGCTCATGCCGCTGTTGATCAGCCAGCCAGTGCTCTGTCGAAACCTCTGCAGCTTTTCTCAGAAAAAGTGGCCATTCTGTCTCAAAGACTGACAACTATCCCCAACATTGAATACGCTCTAGATAAAGTCCTCTTCATACCATTGGAGAGTTGTTACAGGACGTGTTGAGGGCAATGCTAGGTTTCCCCTTGAAGCAGATTTTTCCTTCACCTGAACAATTGAAAAGGATACTTTCTTGCAAACACGTGTTATTGAATAGATCTGTTGTCATTGGATGACTGTTCTAAAAATGTAATTAGAGCAATATATTGAAATGCTACTTTAGAGTGAACACATTAGTGTTATCTAAACAATACACAAAATAAGAACCAAACATGTGGGAACATTTCAAttaaaaaattatatatttttttgtgagtGATAAGGCTGTGTATCATAATGTAGGCCTTGGCAATATTGGTGTTCGGTTATGACATTACTTGGCCACTATAGTAAAAGGCAGTGATCAATTCAAAATGCACTATTTGCTGACTAGGCCATGTCCATACCCTCCCTTTCTCGCTGTACATCATAGACAGACATGCTTATGGATTCAGATAAAATCACCCTCCTTAGAACGTGACATGCATCTTTTATTTGGTTATAAAACACTATTTTGAGATCAGATTTGATCAGATGTGTCCTGCTCTGTGAAACATTCTGTGATCATTAACACACGGAGGCACTTTATTGAAAGTGTCCTGAGCAAATTTCCGATATGACCCTATCATGATATCCATCGAATCATGCGCCAAAAAAAAAACTTGTCTACGTAACTGCTGACGTGTGGCAACTGGAGAGTGCTCTGAAACAAAATGGCTGATCCATCTCATACAGCTGGGTTACTACACATTGGCATTAGATAATGTATACATGCTAAAGTGCTTCAAGATCTGATGAAATGCTATTCACTAGTGGGTTATCTGTGTTTCTGAACAGATGGGGTAGAATGTCcccagactgtgtctgagtgaatGAACTGATTAACCTGAATGACCACCCATGTTGGAGAGGGGGTGGGATGCCAGCCTGACTGACTGCCTGTATCATCAATGTCACATAAATCAGTGGCCAACAGGCCTTTCAAATAAAGCCTTTGTATTGGACACAGTGAGACGGTCTCTGGGTAAGTAATGTGTAGtccagaggggtatactacaaagcaggatagttagccagctaacttgcctaaaaattcgatatatatatatatattttgtagaaAGATAAACTTGAAATGGTCATGGTCTAATTTATTTATCACAATGAAAAGACATATCCAGTTTGAGCTTTTTTCATGAACCATAAAATCTAGTTATTTCTGGTTGTGAgggctcatcaataagctaaggaccctgggagctttgagggcactatggcgtTGAAAgcggagctgtagtcaatgaatagcattctcacaaacTCAGAATAAAAAGAAACGCCCTCTCACTGCCAACTGTGTTTAtgttcagcaaacttaacatgtgtaaatatttgtatgaacataacaagattcaacaactgagacataaactgaacaagttccacagacatatgactaacagaaatggagtaatgtgtccctgaacagggggggggggtcaaaatcaaaagtaacagtcagtatccgGTGTggacaccagctgcattaagtactgcagtgcatctcctcctcatggactgcaccagatttgccagttcttgctgggtgatgttaccccactcttccaccaaggcacctgcaagttcccagatatttctggggggaatggccctagccttaaccctccgatccaacaggtcccagacttgctcaatgggattgagatccgggctcttcgctggccatggcaaaacactgacattcctatcTTGTAGGAAGTCACGCACaggatgagcagtatggctggtggcattgtcatgctggagggtcaggatgagcctgcaggaagggtaccacacgagggaggaggatgtgTACACtgtgtaacgcacagtgttgagattgcctgcaatgacaagctcagtccgatgatgctgtgacacaccgccagaccatgatggacccgccacctccaaatcgatctcgctccagagtacaggccttggtgtaacgctcattccttcaacgataaacgcaaatccgaccaccCCTGGTGAGTCAAAGCCGCAACTCGTCAGATAAGAGCATtttttaccagtcctgtctggtccagcgatggtgggtttgtgcccagaagagatgttgttgccggtgatgtctgttgaggatctgccttacaacaggcctacaagccctcagtccagcctctctcagcctattgcggacagtctgggCACTGAGGGAGGGATTGTtctttcctggtgtaactcgggcatgccacatcctgtacttgtcccgcaggtgatgtttggatgtaccgatcctgtgcaggtgttgctaCACTTGGTCTGCCACTTCGAGGAAGATCAGATGtccgccctgtctccctgtagcgccatCTTAGGCATCTAACAATACgggcattgcaatttattgccctggccacatctgaagtcctcatgcctccttgcagcacgcctaaggcatgttcacgcagatgagcagggacactgggcatctttcttttggtgtttttcagagtcagtacaaAGACCTCTTaagtgtcctaagtttttataactgtgaccttaattgcctaccatctgtaagctgttggtgtcttaatgaccattccacagatgcatgttcattaattgtttatggttcattgaacaagcatagggaacagtgtttaaaccctttagaATTAAGATCTGTGATGCTATTTGGATTTTTaccaattatctttgaaagacagggtcctgaaaaagggacgtttctttttttgctgagtttaggtattccttttgtacaggtgggaaagggcagtgtggagtgcaatagtgattgcatcatctgtggatctgttagggcggtatgcaaattggagtgggtctagggtttctgggataatggtgttgatgttagccatgaccagcctttcaaagcacttcatggctacagacatgagtgctacgattctcttattgatgaagccgatgactgaggtggagtattcctcaatgccattggatgaattccGCAACATTTTCCAGtatcagtctgtgctagcaaaacagtcctgtagagtagcatccgcgtcatctgaccaatTCCGTATTGAGCGGGTCACAGGTATTTCCTGCttcagtttttgcttgtaagctggatagaattatggtcagatttgccaaatggagggcggttGAAAGCtttgtatgcatttctgtgtgtggagtaaaggtggtccagagtttttcccCCATCTGGTTGTACATTTAACAAGCCGATAGAAATTTAGTaagacggatttaagtttccctgcattaaagtccccggccactaggagcgccgcctctgggtgagtgctTTCCTGTtcgcttatggcggaatacagctcttTGAATGTGGTCTTAATGCCaacatcagtctgtggtggtatgtagacagctacaaaaaaaatacagatcAAAACTCTCTAGGAAGATAGCGCAGtttacagtttatcatgagatactctacctcaagcaagcaaaacctcgagacttccttagatattgtgcaccagctgttatttacaaaaatacatagtccgccgccccttgtcttaccagacgacGTTGTTttatcctgccggtacagcgtataaccagccagctgtatgttgataatgttgtcattcagccacgacttcgtgaagcataagatattagttttgaatgtcccgttggtagtttaatctttcacttaggtcatcgattttattttccaaggattgcacgtttgctagcagaatggaaggcagtgggagtttattcgatcgcctacaacttctcagaaggcagcccgcccccCGGCCCTTTTTATCTACCTTCTCTTCACACAAATGACAGGGATCTGGGACTGTTCCCAGAAAAGCAGTAGATCATTCACGTTGGGCTCGTCAAGACTCGTTAAAGGGAAGTTTGTGGTGAGcaaatcgcagtcctgatgtccagaagttattttttcTCATAAGAAACAgttgcagcaacattatgtaaaaAATAAGTTAAAGAAGATAAGAACGTTTCATAAGAACAGTCTCTCACCATTGAAAGTACAGAGATGGAGCAGGACACACCCATGTAACTGGGGCAGGATTTTGTGAGGGAAATGTGAATGTTATGAAGTTATATGTGTCACTGTTGTTCAACATAGTAATTACAGTGCATCTTTCAAGGCATAAACCCAATGACATAATGTAAAATAAAAGACGATCCCATAAGTCATATTTATGGTGTTTATTTGATATTTTTGAGATTCAAGGATAATACTCTTCAATGGATTTAATGAATCACATGTCGGCATAAATGAGAGGTAAACGCAACATGGACATTCATATTTATTCTTTTCTGTTTTTCAAATTCGAAAATAAAATTGAGAACCACAAGACACAGATGTTCCCGTGGATATGTTTGAGAGGGGTCTTCATGAGCAGCAGACTATTTCATGTGATGAGCAAATTAAGCAATCAGGAGTCTTTTTACTTTTTCACCAGCTGGATAACGTCCTCATCCTCCATGACATGGTCTTTTCCCACCTTCTGGGGGTTGTGCTTCACTGAAGCACCCCACACCAGAGCACTGAAAATACAGGAAGACGGACTGTTAGAACAATACCAACCAGCTGCAACATTGAATCATATTTGTCTGTGTGCTGGACACAGCTTTAAACAggaagcccaattctgatatttttttcactaattggtcttttgaccaatcagatcagctctgatgtgattggtcaaaagaccaattaaaGGAAaacatatcagaattgggctgcctgtacCCATGTGAAATTGGAATGTAATtgtttttttaaaatgttatataTAGTTTTTATATAgtatagttttttttaaagttaattATTTCTTACTGATTGTGGCTTTAAATCAGTTAAATACTGGGAGTGTACCCCAGTCTTTTCAAAAACATCAACAAGATGCACAAAAGCCATTCATCAACAGTATAGTACTCACTATTTTAATTCTTTGAGGAGGCTTTTATGAATCTTCAAACAGAAGTCCTCCACggcagtatgttcagtaggtagaACAACTGGAGATGTGTAGTCAGGAAGCTGGCCTTTGGGTTTGGTGTATCTGGGGGACAACACATTCAAATGATTAATTCACAAAAACAACATTTATCCAAGTAGTACAAAACAGTTGTGTGTAATAGGAGTTATGTTTCATATAGGGTTCCAAAGTCCCATCTAACCCTGTATTTCCTTACATGCGCACTAGGTGCAGGTAGTCCCACATCTTCTCCAGAAGGTCATCAAAATTCCAGCGGGAGTGGGCAGAGATGGGCACGCAGTGGGGCACCTTGTAGATGATGTCCAGTTCTTCAATGGAGATCTGGTCAATTTTGTTGAGCACATAAATGCAGGGGATGTACACTCTGGTGGGATTAAACAGAACTGTTATGTCAGCAGGTCTGTAGGGGAGCGTTGACCTTACTTTGGAATGCGGTATAGCGGGACGTTGGCTAGGGGGTATAGATTGGATCCAATCATTGATTAATTGATGATTAAGAATTTTAAAAAGTCAAAAAATTACATCCCTGAGTTTGTAGAAGTGCTCAGCTGCTTACCGGTTTCCCTCCACCACGTCGATGAGGTCATCAGCCGTGGAGTCACTGCGCAGGGTGATGTCAGCGTTGTGGATCTTGTACTCGGCCAGGATGCTCTTCACTGCGTCACCGTCCAGCTCACTCTGTGGACACTGGAGAAGGAGCAAGAAAGGAAGAACACCAGCATAAGCCCATTGAAATTAAATGAGAGGGATAAAAGAAGAAACTACTTCCAGAGATAGAGagctgtgaagagagagagaaatgggaacaGGTTGAGCTGGACGTGAAAGTGATGTATTAAACAGACGTACTGTGACGGTGAAGTTGATGCCCCCTTTGTCCTTCTTCTTGAAGCCGATGTTGGGCGGCTTCTTGTTGAGGCGGATTCCAAAGCCTTCCAGCTCgtgttcaatcagcttcttgtGGCCCAGAGGCTTTAGGACATCCAACACTATGAGGATCAGGTTGCAGGTTCGAGCCACTGGGAAAAGAAAGACCACAGTTACAAACTACCTTCAAGGTGTGATTGTGACATGTTTGTGTATGGTTCTGATGATTCACCGATGGCTCTCACCTGCGATGACCTGTCGCCCTCTACCCTTGCCATCTTTGGCCCCCTCGATGATACCTGGGAGATCCAGGAGCTTGGAGACACAAAAGTGGAATAAACATACAAATACTGAAACATCTCCTGCAAAACCACCACAAATTAAGTAAAAAGTACAAGTAGCAAAAATACCAATTATCACTGTTAGTACATATTGTCCTCTATTGGCCGTAAAGGAAAACGCCACCCAAAATACATATTTTGGTATTTTCTTCATTAGtctcctgttgatacagtcccaaaatgttttacacgtcagcagtcaagttttcaagatattggactttcaagaagcatGATGATGTGGAAGTGACACTTGTCTTCTTGAAAGTTCCACATAGAGTGGATTTTCCCTTTAAGCTGAGGTGTAGGATGCACATAAAGTACCTGTATTTTGGCACCCTTGTAGCGGATCACTCCTGGTACTGTGGTGAGGGTGGTGAACTCATAGGCCGCCACCTCAGAGTACACCCCTGCCAGGTTACTTAGCAAAGTAGACTTGCCCACTGAGGGGAACCCTACAAACCCGATACGGGCGTCACCTGTTTTTGCCACATCAAAACCTATACAACAAAGAGTGACACATTAGTATTTATTACAATATGACAAGATCTTGTCCACCTCAACTTATCGACACAAAATATGATGATCACGAGTCAGGACTCACCTTCCCCTGTGCCTCCTCCACTGCCTCCCTTTGGTGTGATAAGTTCTCTCCTCATCTTGGCCAGGCGAGCTTTGAGCAACCCCAAGTGGTTAGACGTGGCCTTGTTCTTCTGAGTCCGAGCCATCTACCCAACACAGACAGAGGATGTTTAAATCATTCATATTCAACACAATACGACAACAGGCAGAACTATAATATTAGCTAGGCCTACTTGTCCAGAGCCAAGTTATTGCGATGGCTGGCTTTCGACTGATCACAAAGAAAACATTGTCATCACGACACCGGGGTGAATTACAATCTGTCAAAACTGGGGATCTCCGGCGTGGTTTTATACGTACCGGCGCCGGTTAGCATGCTACTGGTGTTTAAATAGCTAGTTTGTTACCCTACCAACaatataacgttagctagctaatttacaGTACCCACTAGCTTACATTAAAAGCACAATAACACACAGCTATGCTCAGACTCAGGTGCCTGACATCAT
The sequence above is drawn from the Oncorhynchus gorbuscha isolate QuinsamMale2020 ecotype Even-year linkage group LG11, OgorEven_v1.0, whole genome shotgun sequence genome and encodes:
- the LOC124047852 gene encoding developmentally-regulated GTP-binding protein 1-like, which produces MSLLAKIAEIEAEMARTQKNKATSNHLGLLKARLAKMRRELITPKGGSGGGTGEGFDVAKTGDARIGFVGFPSVGKSTLLSNLAGVYSEVAAYEFTTLTTVPGVIRYKGAKIQLLDLPGIIEGAKDGKGRGRQVIAVARTCNLILIVLDVLKPLGHKKLIEHELEGFGIRLNKKPPNIGFKKKDKGGINFTVTCPQSELDGDAVKSILAEYKIHNADITLRSDSTADDLIDVVEGNRVYIPCIYVLNKIDQISIEELDIIYKVPHCVPISAHSRWNFDDLLEKMWDYLHLVRIYTKPKGQLPDYTSPVVLPTEHTAVEDFCLKIHKSLLKELKYALVWGASVKHNPQKVGKDHVMEDEDVIQLVKK